A stretch of Myceligenerans xiligouense DNA encodes these proteins:
- a CDS encoding SHOCT domain-containing protein — protein sequence MGFGSGMGAGWILVLVLWIALIVLITWAVTTLLHASGNEGEKRGSADAAAEVLDRRLAAGEISSEEYQRVRDQLAASRGESRQPSTPGRSTALVVVIVVALLALLGTVAWATFTPGGPGGMMNGSWSIGDTRMMNDADTRGGGPGTDGGPMRGGGPMTGDDFGVAGTGPVTTLAEARTAAERYADPLDLRVAEVMQFDNGFYAELSTPGGDGATEVLIDADDGDVRIEYGPAMMWNTEYGVHTPEGTRPAEISPERAQSLADEWLAAHDGDVSAGHPEAFPGYYTLHTEEAGTVTGMLSVNASTGAVWYHAWHGEFVDMG from the coding sequence ATGGGCTTCGGATCAGGCATGGGAGCCGGCTGGATCCTCGTGCTCGTGTTGTGGATCGCGCTGATCGTCCTGATCACCTGGGCGGTCACCACGCTGCTGCACGCCTCGGGGAACGAGGGCGAGAAGCGCGGATCGGCCGACGCCGCCGCGGAGGTCCTGGACCGGCGGCTGGCCGCCGGGGAGATCAGCTCCGAGGAGTACCAGCGGGTTCGCGACCAGTTGGCCGCGTCCCGCGGGGAGTCGCGGCAGCCCTCGACGCCCGGGCGCAGTACCGCCCTCGTCGTGGTCATCGTGGTGGCGCTCCTCGCGCTGCTCGGCACCGTCGCCTGGGCGACGTTCACGCCCGGGGGACCCGGCGGCATGATGAACGGCTCCTGGTCGATCGGCGACACACGGATGATGAACGACGCCGACACGAGGGGCGGCGGGCCCGGGACGGACGGTGGCCCCATGAGGGGCGGTGGCCCCATGACGGGCGACGACTTCGGCGTGGCCGGGACCGGCCCGGTGACCACCCTCGCGGAAGCCCGAACGGCGGCAGAACGGTATGCCGACCCGCTCGACCTGCGGGTGGCCGAGGTGATGCAGTTCGACAACGGCTTCTACGCCGAGCTGAGCACGCCCGGCGGCGACGGGGCCACGGAGGTGCTGATCGATGCGGACGACGGCGACGTCCGCATCGAGTACGGGCCGGCGATGATGTGGAACACCGAGTACGGGGTGCACACCCCGGAGGGGACCCGGCCGGCGGAGATCTCCCCCGAGCGGGCACAGAGCCTGGCGGACGAGTGGCTGGCCGCGCACGACGGCGACGTGTCCGCCGGCCATCCTGAGGCGTTCCCCGGCTACTACACCCTGCACACCGAGGAGGCCGGCACGGTCACCGGGATGCTGTCCGTGAACGCGTCCACCGGGGCGGTGTGGTACCACGCCTGGCACGGCGAGTTCGTGGACATGGGCTAG
- a CDS encoding aspartate aminotransferase family protein, with translation MDATFLDEADRLLIRYGAHFSPRLIRRASGAYVFDHEDKEILDFTSGQMSSILGHAHPDIVSTVSSAVATLDHLFSGMLSAPVLDLADRLASTLPAALGKTLLLTTGAEANEAALKMAKLYTGRYEIVSFDRSWHGMTQGAASATFSAGRHGYGPPMPGNLALPSPNAYRSPFRGPDGSYDWEAELEYGFALVDQQSAGSLAACLVEPILSSGGIIDLPPGYLRRLKDLCEERGMLLILDEAQTGLGRTGTMYAFERDGVTPDILTLSKTLGAGLPVAAVVTSAEIEQVCHDRHFLFYTTHVSDPLAASVALTVLDVIQRDGLVERAARLGEHLTTRLLSLRDRYGVVGDVRGRGLLQGIELVRDKETKAPADALGKAVTSACLERGLHMNIVQLPGMGGIFRIAPPLTISEDDLDAGLDILEKSIASVVASPRSL, from the coding sequence ATGGACGCGACATTCCTGGACGAGGCCGACCGGCTGCTGATCCGCTACGGGGCACACTTCTCCCCGCGGCTGATCCGACGCGCCAGCGGGGCGTACGTGTTCGATCACGAGGACAAGGAGATCCTCGACTTCACGTCGGGGCAGATGAGCTCCATCCTCGGCCACGCACACCCGGACATCGTCTCGACGGTGTCGTCGGCCGTCGCGACGCTGGACCACCTCTTCAGCGGCATGCTGAGCGCTCCCGTGCTGGACCTGGCGGACCGGCTCGCCTCGACCCTCCCCGCCGCACTGGGCAAGACGCTCCTGCTGACCACCGGCGCGGAGGCGAACGAGGCCGCGCTCAAGATGGCCAAGCTGTACACGGGCCGCTACGAGATCGTCTCGTTCGACAGGTCGTGGCACGGTATGACCCAGGGAGCGGCGTCCGCGACCTTCTCGGCCGGGAGGCACGGCTACGGCCCGCCGATGCCGGGAAACCTGGCTCTGCCCTCACCGAACGCCTACCGGTCGCCGTTCCGGGGGCCCGACGGGTCGTACGACTGGGAGGCGGAGCTCGAGTACGGCTTCGCGCTCGTCGACCAGCAGTCCGCCGGCAGCCTCGCCGCCTGCCTCGTCGAGCCGATCCTGTCCTCCGGCGGGATCATCGACCTGCCACCCGGATATCTCCGGCGTCTCAAGGACCTGTGCGAGGAGCGCGGCATGCTGCTCATCCTCGACGAGGCGCAGACCGGCCTGGGACGGACCGGCACCATGTACGCGTTCGAGCGGGACGGTGTCACACCGGACATCCTGACCCTGTCGAAGACGCTCGGGGCCGGCCTGCCTGTCGCCGCCGTCGTCACGAGCGCCGAGATCGAGCAGGTCTGCCACGACCGCCACTTCCTCTTCTACACCACGCACGTCTCCGATCCGCTGGCGGCTTCCGTGGCGCTGACCGTCCTCGACGTCATCCAGCGGGACGGGCTGGTCGAGCGGGCGGCGAGACTGGGCGAGCACCTCACCACCCGGCTGCTGTCCCTGCGGGACAGGTACGGCGTGGTGGGCGACGTCCGTGGCCGCGGTCTCCTCCAGGGCATCGAGCTGGTGCGGGACAAGGAGACCAAGGCCCCCGCCGACGCGCTCGGCAAGGCGGTGACGTCGGCCTGCCTCGAACGGGGCCTGCACATGAACATCGTCCAGCTTCCGGGAATGGGCGGCATCTTCCGGATCGCCCCGCCCCTGACGATCAGCGAGGACGACCTCGATGCGGGCCTGGACATCCTCGAGAAGTCGATCGCGTCGGTCGTCGCCTCCCCGCGCAGCCTCTGA
- a CDS encoding TIGR03668 family PPOX class F420-dependent oxidoreductase, translating into MRLDSATCRERLGAARSAYLATTGSDLAPHVVPVTFALLGDRIVIGIDTRKPKTTTSLRRLRNIAENPRVAVLCDHYSDDWEKLWWVRADGTADVVHDGPVWHEGVGALVARYPQYSDTPPPGPLISITTTRWTGWAHSR; encoded by the coding sequence ATGAGGCTCGACAGCGCGACCTGCAGGGAGCGCCTCGGCGCGGCCCGATCCGCCTACCTGGCGACCACGGGAAGCGACCTGGCACCGCACGTGGTCCCGGTGACGTTCGCCCTGCTCGGCGACCGGATCGTGATCGGGATCGACACCCGGAAGCCGAAGACGACCACCAGCCTCCGGCGGCTGCGGAACATCGCGGAGAACCCGCGGGTCGCCGTCCTGTGCGACCACTACTCGGACGACTGGGAGAAGCTCTGGTGGGTCCGCGCCGACGGCACGGCCGACGTCGTTCACGACGGACCGGTCTGGCACGAGGGCGTCGGCGCCCTGGTCGCCCGCTACCCCCAGTACTCCGACACCCCACCACCCGGCCCCCTGATCAGCATCACCACCACCCGCTGGACCGGCTGGGCCCACAGCCGGTGA
- a CDS encoding SPOR domain-containing protein, with amino-acid sequence MGGEEKYWYNTKTGEVEKGHRSSWTHLMGPYATREEAEQALSRARSRDDAWEDDDAAWRDKR; translated from the coding sequence ATGGGCGGCGAGGAGAAATACTGGTACAACACGAAGACGGGCGAGGTCGAGAAGGGCCACCGTTCCTCCTGGACGCATCTGATGGGTCCGTACGCGACCCGCGAGGAGGCGGAGCAGGCGCTCTCGCGCGCCCGGTCACGCGACGACGCGTGGGAGGACGACGACGCCGCCTGGCGCGACAAGCGGTAG
- a CDS encoding STAS domain-containing protein: MTEATVVKMSGEIDISVRSQAGAALKQVLDRSCPVVVDTSAVTFMDSTGALFLAQLRMLGSEDGICVRLAEQSVVVSNLLEMLGVDAMFCDNPRQPAAAGTGPGI; the protein is encoded by the coding sequence ATGACCGAGGCGACCGTCGTGAAGATGTCCGGCGAGATCGATATCTCGGTGCGGAGCCAGGCCGGCGCCGCACTCAAGCAGGTGCTCGACCGATCGTGTCCCGTCGTCGTCGATACGTCCGCCGTGACGTTCATGGACTCGACCGGGGCGCTGTTCCTGGCGCAGCTGCGGATGCTCGGCTCCGAGGACGGGATCTGCGTCAGGCTCGCGGAGCAGTCGGTGGTGGTGAGCAACCTCCTCGAGATGCTCGGCGTGGACGCGATGTTCTGCGACAACCCGCGGCAGCCCGCCGCGGCCGGGACGGGGCCCGGCATCTGA
- a CDS encoding DUF3467 domain-containing protein has translation MSSDDLPQEFQIDVPDEMETGIPADFASVWHTPTSFVLDFIAVKQPPSPQNDPDTGEVRNVVVPGKVASRVRIPPQQVFELAKALTMQLDAWEKETSGAKRPRDQ, from the coding sequence GTGTCGTCCGACGACCTGCCGCAGGAGTTCCAGATCGACGTGCCGGACGAGATGGAGACCGGCATCCCGGCCGACTTCGCCTCGGTGTGGCACACGCCGACGTCGTTCGTGCTGGACTTCATCGCCGTGAAGCAGCCACCGAGTCCGCAGAACGACCCGGATACGGGTGAGGTCCGAAACGTCGTCGTTCCGGGAAAGGTCGCGTCCCGTGTGCGGATCCCGCCCCAGCAGGTCTTCGAGCTGGCGAAGGCCCTGACCATGCAGCTCGACGCGTGGGAGAAAGAGACGTCCGGGGCAAAGCGCCCTCGTGATCAATAG
- the ppgK gene encoding polyphosphate--glucose phosphotransferase gives MSKKIAFGIDIGGSGIKGAPVDLTTGEFAEERTRIPTPDPSTPEAVAEVLYELVDTYDLPADAPIGVAFPAPIHHGTVRFIANLDPSWTGVDIPALIHRTTGRAAIAVNDADAAGIAELRYGAARDADGVVLVSTLGTGIGSALFADGVLLPNTELGHLEIDGHDAEKRAAESARDRENLSWDEWAERLQRYFAVVEDLLSPDLVVVGGGVSKKHDKFLPKLHLRAPIVPAQLRNAAGIVGAAALAADSAGGQTGAGAQSTRGQSTGD, from the coding sequence ATGAGCAAGAAGATCGCGTTCGGCATCGACATCGGCGGTTCGGGTATCAAGGGTGCACCCGTCGACCTGACCACCGGCGAGTTCGCCGAGGAACGCACCCGGATACCGACCCCGGACCCCTCCACCCCGGAAGCCGTCGCGGAGGTGCTCTACGAACTCGTCGACACCTACGACCTGCCCGCCGACGCACCCATCGGGGTCGCCTTCCCCGCCCCCATCCACCACGGCACGGTGCGCTTCATCGCCAACCTCGACCCGTCCTGGACCGGGGTCGACATCCCCGCCCTGATCCACCGCACCACCGGCCGCGCCGCCATCGCCGTGAACGACGCCGACGCCGCCGGCATCGCCGAACTGCGCTACGGCGCCGCCCGCGACGCCGACGGCGTCGTCCTCGTCAGCACCCTCGGCACCGGCATCGGATCCGCCCTGTTCGCCGACGGCGTGCTGCTGCCCAACACCGAACTCGGCCACCTCGAGATCGACGGGCACGACGCCGAGAAGCGCGCCGCCGAATCCGCCCGCGACCGGGAGAACCTCTCCTGGGACGAGTGGGCCGAACGGCTCCAGCGCTACTTCGCCGTCGTCGAGGACCTGCTCTCCCCCGACCTCGTCGTCGTCGGCGGCGGTGTCAGCAAGAAGCACGACAAGTTCCTGCCCAAGCTCCACCTCCGCGCGCCCATCGTCCCCGCGCAGCTGCGCAACGCAGCCGGGATCGTGGGCGCCGCGGCGCTCGCGGCGGACAGCGCCGGTGGGCAGACCGGCGCCGGAGCGCAGAGCACCCGCGGGCAGAGCACCGGCGACTGA
- the glnA gene encoding type I glutamate--ammonia ligase, whose product MDRQQEFVLRTVEERDIRFIRLWFTDVLGVLKSVAVAPAELESAFSEGIGFDGSAIEGLTRVYEADMVARPDPTTFQVLPWRGERHGTGRMFCDILTPDGEPSLADSRNVLKRQLARSAEEGFTFYTHPEVEFYLFNQPKSADEPLVPVDGGGYFDHLARGSTHDFRRAAITMLESMGISVEFSHHEAGPGQNEIDLRYADALTTADNLMTFRTVVKEVALEQGVYASFMPKPLATHPGSGMHTHMSLFEDDRNAFHEPGAQFELSKTARQFISGLMVHAGEITAITNQHVNSYKRLWGGQEAPSYISWGHNNRSALVRVPMYKPGKGNSSRVEYRALDSATNPYLAFAVLLAAGMKGIEEGYDLIEHTEDAVWDLTSAERRSLGIKALPRNLSEAIEAMEQSELVAETLGEHVFQYVLSNKRQEWDAYSAQVTPFELERFLQVL is encoded by the coding sequence ATGGACAGGCAGCAAGAATTCGTACTCCGCACGGTCGAGGAGCGTGACATCCGGTTCATCCGGCTGTGGTTCACGGACGTCCTCGGCGTGCTCAAGTCGGTGGCCGTGGCCCCGGCAGAGCTGGAGTCGGCATTCAGTGAGGGCATCGGCTTCGACGGTTCGGCCATCGAGGGCCTCACGCGGGTCTACGAGGCCGACATGGTCGCCCGCCCCGACCCCACGACCTTCCAGGTGCTGCCGTGGCGGGGTGAGCGGCACGGCACGGGCAGGATGTTCTGCGACATCCTCACGCCCGACGGCGAACCCTCCCTGGCGGACTCCCGGAACGTGCTCAAGCGCCAGCTCGCCCGGTCCGCCGAGGAGGGATTCACGTTCTACACGCACCCCGAGGTGGAGTTCTATCTGTTCAACCAGCCGAAGTCGGCCGATGAACCGCTGGTCCCCGTCGACGGCGGCGGCTACTTCGACCACCTCGCGCGCGGCTCCACGCACGACTTCCGCCGCGCCGCGATCACCATGCTGGAGTCCATGGGCATCTCGGTGGAGTTCTCCCACCACGAGGCCGGTCCCGGGCAGAACGAGATCGACCTGCGCTACGCCGACGCCCTGACCACCGCGGACAACCTCATGACGTTCCGCACCGTGGTCAAGGAGGTCGCCCTGGAGCAGGGCGTGTACGCCTCGTTCATGCCCAAGCCGCTCGCGACGCATCCGGGCAGCGGGATGCACACCCACATGTCGCTGTTCGAGGACGACCGCAACGCGTTCCACGAGCCGGGCGCCCAGTTCGAGCTGTCCAAGACCGCGCGCCAGTTCATCTCCGGGCTGATGGTGCACGCCGGCGAGATCACGGCCATCACCAACCAGCACGTGAACTCGTACAAGCGGCTGTGGGGCGGCCAGGAGGCGCCGTCGTACATCTCCTGGGGTCACAACAACCGGTCCGCGCTCGTTCGCGTGCCGATGTACAAGCCGGGCAAGGGCAACTCGTCGCGCGTGGAGTACCGCGCGCTCGACTCCGCCACGAACCCCTACCTCGCGTTCGCCGTCCTCCTCGCGGCCGGCATGAAGGGCATCGAGGAGGGGTACGACCTCATCGAGCACACCGAGGACGCCGTCTGGGACCTCACCTCGGCCGAGCGCCGGTCGCTCGGTATCAAGGCCCTCCCGCGCAACCTGTCCGAGGCGATCGAGGCGATGGAGCAGTCCGAGCTCGTCGCCGAGACCCTCGGCGAGCACGTCTTCCAGTACGTGCTGAGCAACAAGCGCCAGGAATGGGACGCGTACAGCGCACAGGTGACCCCGTTCGAACTCGAGCGGTTCCTGCAGGTGCTGTGA
- a CDS encoding alpha/beta fold hydrolase yields MDILLIGGLWLDASAWDAVVSDLEARGHRPVPVALPGQGDGSASATLDDQVAAVLAAVDAADKPLVAGHSAACTLAWLAADARADAVSEIVLIGGMPGNDGEPYADFFEVEDGVMPFPGWGEFDGPDSADLDERAKASFAAHAVPVPEGVSRGVVRLADERRFDVPVTLVCPEFTSAQAKEWLAAGQMPELARARRLDYVDIDSGHWPMFTKPAELAGILARIADGV; encoded by the coding sequence ATGGACATCCTCCTGATCGGAGGCCTCTGGCTCGACGCGTCGGCGTGGGACGCCGTCGTATCCGACCTGGAGGCGCGAGGCCATCGCCCCGTCCCGGTCGCCCTGCCCGGGCAGGGCGACGGGTCGGCGTCGGCCACGCTCGACGACCAGGTCGCCGCCGTGCTGGCGGCGGTGGACGCCGCGGACAAGCCTCTGGTCGCCGGCCACTCCGCCGCCTGCACCCTGGCGTGGCTCGCCGCCGACGCCCGCGCGGACGCAGTCTCCGAGATCGTCCTCATCGGCGGTATGCCGGGCAACGACGGTGAGCCCTACGCGGACTTCTTCGAGGTCGAGGACGGTGTCATGCCGTTCCCCGGCTGGGGCGAGTTCGACGGGCCGGACTCCGCCGACCTCGACGAGCGGGCCAAGGCGTCGTTCGCGGCGCACGCCGTCCCCGTGCCGGAGGGCGTCTCCCGGGGCGTGGTCCGTCTCGCGGACGAGCGGCGGTTCGACGTCCCGGTCACCCTCGTGTGCCCGGAGTTCACGTCCGCACAGGCCAAGGAGTGGCTCGCGGCCGGCCAGATGCCGGAGCTCGCGAGGGCCCGGCGCCTCGACTACGTCGACATCGACTCCGGCCACTGGCCGATGTTCACCAAGCCCGCCGAGCTGGCCGGGATCCTGGCGCGCATCGCGGACGGTGTGTGA
- a CDS encoding bifunctional [glutamine synthetase] adenylyltransferase/[glutamine synthetase]-adenylyl-L-tyrosine phosphorylase, which produces MTSRRPQTLTTHLIRAGFADLTRSAMLWNDPDLLAVREGPAGEPRTAGPAGRAVVLSDHAAALLARLGDTADPDLALLQLTRLAGAAPDPLRKILSDDGGPGDPPDGAQAASTPARRLLRVLGASSALGDELVRRPDLLDVIADPAPATQVPPGQVRAELLRAVHADPDADVPVAGRTASGGSPSDPSDGPSYPSDGSSGSAAGERLVPRRSPSAHPSSPSYTDLLRRAYRARLLRIAATDVVAPVATAVMPAVAAALADLAGAALEAALAVARSETPGHEGVRLTVIGMGKTGGRELNYVSDVDVIYVAEPATGPDGETADEADALRLGARLATALARVCSGTSDEPRLWEVDAALRPEGKQGPLVRTLASHVAYYERWASTWEFQALLKARPVAGDRALGDEYVTALSPMVWQAASRENFVEDARAMRKRVEDNVPAAEAPRQIKLGRGGLRDVEFTVQLLQLVHGRTDESIRSATTLEALAALAAGGYVGRAETGQMGQCYAFLRALEHRIQMFGLRRTHLMPADDGDLRRLARGLGMPGAEELTKRWKAVRREVRDLHEAVYYRPLLPATAGLSEDEISLAPEAAMARFAAIGYRNPAGAMRHVEALTEGVSRRAAIQRQLLPVLLGWFAEGADPDAGLLAFRKVSDMLGSTHWYLRLLRDSEVAAERLAQVLSSSTYLAEALARSPESVRWLGRTEALEPLGAERLAGEMDAVLGRAEEPGPAAQALRALRRRELARTGVAEVLGELGPVSAARAISDAADVVLGGALRVARAVAREAAGISEGAEPATLLVVAMGRLGGQEMGYGSDADVMFVHTPASGAGEREASDFALAVARELRQQLSAVGSEPPLPVDADLRPEGRSGPLVRSFASYQEYYERWSSPWEAQALLRARPLGKWAPAGGASGPEAWLADRFTGLIDPLRYPAGGLAADIVREVRHLKARVEAERLPRGADPARHLKLGRGGVSDVEWTVQLLQLRHAHDVPGLRTTGTIPALYAARDAGLVSAQDAAELREAWFLASRLRSAIVLWSGKTTGAQVDRLPHGGQDLAGVARLLGDVATGPELEELYLRTARRARAVMERLFYGDD; this is translated from the coding sequence GTGACCAGCCGCCGTCCCCAGACGCTGACCACCCACCTCATCCGGGCGGGCTTCGCCGACCTCACCAGGTCCGCGATGCTGTGGAACGACCCCGACCTGCTCGCCGTCCGCGAAGGGCCGGCCGGCGAGCCCCGCACCGCCGGGCCGGCCGGCCGCGCCGTCGTCCTCAGTGACCACGCCGCCGCTCTCCTCGCGCGCCTCGGCGACACCGCCGACCCCGACCTGGCGCTCCTGCAGCTCACGCGCCTCGCCGGCGCGGCACCCGACCCGCTCCGCAAGATCCTGTCCGACGACGGCGGCCCGGGCGACCCGCCAGACGGCGCGCAGGCGGCATCGACCCCCGCGCGGCGGCTGCTGCGGGTGCTGGGCGCCTCGTCCGCCCTCGGCGACGAGCTCGTGCGCCGACCCGACCTGCTGGACGTGATCGCGGACCCCGCACCGGCGACGCAGGTCCCGCCCGGACAGGTCCGCGCCGAACTCCTGCGCGCCGTCCACGCCGACCCCGACGCCGACGTTCCGGTCGCGGGCCGAACGGCCTCCGGCGGGTCGCCGTCGGACCCGTCGGACGGCCCGTCGTACCCATCCGACGGCTCCTCGGGTTCGGCTGCGGGCGAGCGCCTCGTTCCTCGGCGCTCACCCTCCGCTCACCCTTCGTCGCCGTCGTACACCGATCTGCTGCGGCGGGCCTACCGGGCCCGGCTGCTGCGGATCGCCGCGACCGACGTCGTCGCGCCGGTCGCGACAGCCGTCATGCCGGCGGTCGCGGCGGCGCTCGCGGACCTGGCCGGCGCGGCGCTCGAAGCGGCACTGGCCGTGGCGCGGTCCGAGACGCCGGGCCACGAGGGGGTGCGGCTCACCGTGATCGGGATGGGCAAGACGGGCGGACGGGAGCTGAACTACGTCTCGGACGTCGACGTGATCTACGTGGCCGAGCCCGCGACCGGGCCGGACGGCGAGACCGCGGACGAGGCGGACGCCCTCCGGCTCGGCGCCCGCCTGGCGACGGCGCTGGCGCGGGTGTGCTCGGGCACGTCGGACGAGCCGCGGCTGTGGGAGGTGGACGCCGCGCTGCGCCCCGAGGGCAAGCAGGGGCCCCTGGTGCGGACCCTGGCCAGCCACGTCGCCTACTACGAGCGCTGGGCGTCGACCTGGGAGTTCCAGGCGCTCCTCAAGGCGCGGCCCGTGGCGGGGGATCGCGCGCTGGGTGACGAGTACGTGACGGCGCTGTCGCCGATGGTGTGGCAGGCGGCGTCACGGGAGAATTTCGTCGAGGACGCGCGCGCGATGCGCAAGCGGGTCGAGGACAACGTCCCGGCGGCCGAGGCGCCGCGGCAGATCAAGCTCGGGCGGGGCGGCCTGCGCGACGTCGAGTTCACCGTGCAGCTCCTGCAGCTCGTGCACGGGCGCACCGACGAGTCGATCCGGTCGGCCACGACGCTGGAGGCGCTCGCCGCGCTGGCCGCGGGCGGGTACGTGGGCCGGGCGGAGACCGGGCAGATGGGCCAGTGCTACGCGTTCCTGCGCGCGCTGGAGCACCGCATCCAGATGTTCGGCCTGCGCCGCACCCACCTCATGCCGGCCGACGACGGCGACCTGCGCCGGCTCGCACGCGGGCTCGGCATGCCGGGGGCGGAGGAGCTGACCAAGCGGTGGAAGGCGGTCCGCCGCGAGGTGCGTGACCTGCACGAAGCCGTGTACTACCGGCCGCTGCTGCCGGCCACCGCCGGGCTGAGCGAGGACGAGATCTCGCTCGCGCCGGAGGCGGCCATGGCGCGGTTCGCGGCGATCGGCTACCGGAACCCCGCGGGCGCGATGCGGCACGTCGAGGCGCTGACCGAGGGCGTGTCGCGGCGTGCGGCGATCCAGCGGCAGCTGCTGCCGGTCCTGCTCGGCTGGTTCGCGGAAGGCGCCGACCCGGACGCGGGGCTGCTGGCGTTCCGGAAGGTCTCCGACATGCTGGGGTCCACACACTGGTACCTGCGGCTGCTGCGGGACTCCGAGGTGGCCGCCGAGCGCCTGGCGCAGGTGCTGTCCAGCTCCACCTACCTGGCGGAGGCGCTGGCACGGTCGCCGGAGTCCGTGAGGTGGCTCGGCAGGACCGAGGCCCTGGAGCCGCTCGGGGCGGAACGGCTGGCCGGCGAGATGGACGCCGTGCTGGGGCGGGCCGAGGAACCCGGGCCCGCCGCGCAGGCCCTGCGTGCCCTGCGCCGCCGGGAACTGGCGCGGACCGGGGTCGCGGAGGTGCTGGGCGAGCTGGGGCCGGTGAGCGCCGCGCGGGCGATCTCCGACGCGGCCGACGTCGTGCTCGGGGGAGCGCTGCGCGTGGCACGGGCCGTGGCGCGGGAAGCCGCCGGGATCTCCGAGGGAGCCGAGCCCGCCACTCTTCTGGTGGTCGCGATGGGGCGGCTCGGCGGTCAGGAAATGGGCTACGGGTCCGACGCCGACGTGATGTTCGTGCACACCCCGGCGTCCGGTGCCGGCGAACGGGAGGCGAGCGACTTCGCGCTCGCGGTGGCGCGGGAACTGCGGCAGCAGCTCAGCGCCGTCGGGTCCGAACCGCCCCTGCCGGTGGACGCCGACCTGCGGCCGGAAGGGCGCAGCGGGCCCCTGGTGCGGTCGTTCGCGTCGTACCAGGAGTACTACGAGCGGTGGTCGTCGCCGTGGGAGGCGCAGGCGCTGCTGCGCGCCAGGCCGCTGGGCAAGTGGGCGCCTGCGGGCGGCGCGAGCGGGCCGGAGGCCTGGCTGGCCGACCGGTTCACCGGGCTCATCGACCCTCTGCGATACCCGGCCGGCGGGCTGGCCGCCGACATCGTCCGCGAGGTGCGGCACCTCAAGGCGCGGGTCGAGGCCGAGCGGCTGCCGCGGGGCGCCGACCCGGCGCGGCACCTCAAGCTCGGGCGCGGGGGAGTGTCCGACGTCGAGTGGACCGTCCAGCTCCTGCAGCTGCGGCACGCCCACGACGTGCCCGGGCTCCGGACCACCGGGACGATCCCGGCCCTGTACGCGGCGCGGGACGCGGGCCTGGTGTCGGCGCAGGACGCGGCGGAGCTGCGGGAGGCGTGGTTCCTGGCCTCCCGGCTGCGGTCGGCGATCGTGCTGTGGTCGGGGAAGACCACGGGGGCGCAGGTGGACCGCCTGCCGCACGGCGGGCAGGACCTGGCCGGTGTGGCGCGTCTGCTGGGCGACGTGGCAACGGGCCCGGAACTGGAGGAGCTCTACCTGCGCACCGCCCGCCGAGCGAGAGCGGTCATGGAACGCCTCTTCTACGGCGACGACTGA
- the panB gene encoding 3-methyl-2-oxobutanoate hydroxymethyltransferase — MSAHTKPTPASAKKVRVHHLAAAKERGEKISMLTAYDAVTATLLDASGVDMLLVGDSIGNVMHGHTTTLPVTVDDMIPPARAVATATKRALVVVDLPFGSYEAGATQALATGVRMMKETGVAAVKLEGGTRVAAQIRALSDAGIPVVAHLGFTPQSEHALGGHRVQGRGDEAAEVLADDALAVQEAGAIAVVLEMVPVEVAARITEILRIPTIGIGAGGQCDGQVLVWTDMAGMTDWTPRFAKRYAELGRALQQAAEEYVADVKKGTFPDEAHSFLE; from the coding sequence ATGTCAGCCCACACCAAGCCGACGCCCGCGTCGGCCAAGAAGGTGCGTGTGCACCACCTCGCCGCCGCGAAGGAGCGCGGCGAGAAGATCTCGATGCTCACGGCGTACGACGCCGTCACCGCCACGCTGCTGGACGCGTCCGGCGTCGACATGCTGCTCGTGGGTGACTCGATCGGCAACGTGATGCACGGACACACCACCACCCTGCCGGTCACGGTGGACGACATGATCCCGCCCGCGCGCGCCGTCGCGACCGCCACGAAGCGCGCGCTGGTCGTGGTGGACCTGCCGTTCGGCTCCTACGAGGCCGGGGCCACCCAGGCGCTCGCCACCGGGGTGCGGATGATGAAGGAGACCGGCGTCGCCGCCGTGAAACTGGAGGGCGGCACCCGGGTCGCCGCGCAGATCCGCGCGCTGTCCGACGCCGGCATCCCCGTCGTCGCGCACCTCGGGTTCACACCGCAGTCGGAGCACGCCCTCGGCGGGCACCGCGTGCAGGGCCGCGGCGACGAGGCCGCCGAGGTACTCGCCGACGACGCCCTGGCCGTCCAGGAGGCGGGTGCGATCGCCGTCGTCCTCGAGATGGTACCGGTCGAGGTCGCCGCGCGGATCACGGAGATCCTGCGCATCCCCACGATCGGCATCGGCGCCGGCGGGCAGTGCGACGGACAGGTCCTCGTGTGGACCGACATGGCCGGGATGACCGACTGGACCCCGCGGTTCGCCAAGCGCTACGCCGAACTCGGCCGCGCCCTCCAGCAGGCCGCGGAGGAGTATGTCGCGGATGTGAAGAAGGGCACATTCCCGGACGAGGCCCACTCCTTCCTGGAGTAG